The DNA region TACTAATAGGGGTTTCTTGTTTCTTACTTTTCAGGACAATGTCCTGGTTTTTTTTCTTGTTCTTTTTCTTTAACAATTTTTGCTTTTAAATTATTTCAACGTTTAAGTTTTTTTTCTTCAATTGATTTATCAAAAATTTTAATTAAGTTATTTTCATAAGCTACTCAAATTTCATAATCATATAATTCTAAATCAATTAGATCATGAAATAACATATAGCCTTTATATTTTTTATTTGACTCTTTTTTACATTATCTTTTATAGATCTAGTTCAATAACTCAATTACGGAATTATACCAATATAACTAATTACTTCATTGCCACATTTGTTATACAATTGAATTGATGTTTTATGTATTCGATAGTTTGAAATATTTTTCCTTTTATTATTTTGTTTATGCGGTTCATAAAAACTGCCATCTTCTTTTTTAGAAAATTCAGCACGAAAATCAAACCTGGGTTTGTATTTTTGTGTTCGAGCATGGCATCCTGCTTCACAGTTCAAAATTTCACACATAAACTTTCTCCTTTCTGTTATTAAATAATCAAATTTTTCATCTACTAATTTTTTAATTATTTCCATTTTGTGTCTCTTTTAATTCTTCATAAACCATTTTTAATGTCTGATGTGCCATTAAGATTAAGATATGGTAGGAAATTTAAAGAAATTAATTAAAATATTTATATTCCAATAAATATTTTAATTTTATGCATACATAAAATCAGAAAAGTTTGTTTTGTTAAAAAAGTGTGATAATATGATATTGTTAATTTATATATTTTTAATATAGTTTTAGGAGTTGAAATATTATGGCTACTGTTGTTGTCAAAGCAGGAGAACCGCTAGACAAAGCGTTAAAACGATTTAACAAGGTTTCTTCAGTTAAAAGAAAAGAAGCCCGAAAACGTGAACACTGAATGAGCAAAAAAGAAAAAAGACGTTATAAACAAGAACAATCACGTAGTTTTCGTTAAAAAAAATCCTATTTTAAATGGGATTTTTTTAAAAATTACTATCTTTTAAAATTACATAATCAACTTTTTTAATGGCCGAAAGATCTTTACCACCAGCATATGAAATTGATGATTGTAAATCTTCTGTCATTTCATGTAATGTTTCAAAAATGCTGCCACGAATCTCAATTAACTCTTTTTTACCCTCAACATAACGTTTTTCACCTTTATTATATTCACTTGCTGATCCAAAATATTCTTTATATTTAATACCATTATTTTCAACTTGTTTTCCAGGTGATTCTTGGTGAGCAGCAAATAAGCTACCAATCATGCATATTGTTGCGCCCATTCGAATTGATTTCGCAATATCACCGTTAACTCGTAATCCACCATCTGCAATAATTGGTTTTGAACTACCTTTACTACATCATTTAACAGCCGATAATTGTCATCCACCATTACCAAAACCAGTCTTTAATTTAGTAATACACACTTTTCCGGGTCCAATGCCAACTTTTGTTGCATCAGCACCTCATTGTTCTAAATCACGAACAGCTTTTGGTGTTCCAACATTACCTGCAATAATAAATGTTTCATGACCTAAATGGCTGCGAATATGTTCAATCATTTTTTTTACACTAAAAGCATGACCGTGAGCAATATCTATTGTGATATAGTCAGGTACTAATTGTTCTTTTTTTAATGTTTCAATTAGTGCAAAATCATCTGGTTTAACACCAACTGAAATTGATGTAACCAAGTTTTTATTTTTAACATGTTTAATAAACTTAACTTGATCTACGTTAAAACGATGCATAATGTAAAAATAATTTTTTTCTGCTAATTTTTCACATAATTCTTCATTCACTACCGTTGCCATATTTGAAGGTACGACAGGTAAATTAAAAGTATGTTTTCCTAATTTAACGGTTGTATCACATTCTTTTCGAGAATTAATAACACATAATTCTGGAATTAATTGAATGTCTTCATAATCAAATGCTTTCATTTTTTTAATTTCACCTCACTTATTAAATGTACCATAAAATAAGGGGAAAAACCGATAGTATTCATTATTCTTAGGTTTTTATATAAAATAAGTAATTAGAAACAAATTATGTTTCGCTTATGAATAAATGATAACAAAGTTTATAAAAAATTCAACCTTTTTTAAAAATATAATTTTTAATTATGATTTTTCCCATACTAAAAAGTACTTTTTAAAGTTATTACTAATTTTAAAAAGTTTTTTATAAAGATAAAAATTGGTTTTGTCTTTGATTTAAATAAAAAATATTAAATTTAATTTTTTCTTTAATTTTAGTATTTTTTTCAATTTTAACTTCATTAATTTTGCTATTAAGTCTTAACATTGAAGAAATTAACATATTATTAAATGTTTCTTTACAATATATTTTTGCCCCTCGTCCTTTAACAGCCTTAATAAAATGTGAAACATCAATCTCCATATGACAACCAATATTATATTCTAATGCTTGATTTTCAATGCCATCTTTATTATTTTTAATTAATGTAATGGCTTTATTTAAAAATTCTAATTTAGCATCACTTATAAAAGATTTACTATTTTCTAAGCATTGTATTAATTCTTCATATTT from Spiroplasma kunkelii CR2-3x includes:
- the rpsU gene encoding 30S ribosomal protein S21: MATVVVKAGEPLDKALKRFNKVSSVKRKEARKREHWMSKKEKRRYKQEQSRSFR
- a CDS encoding GMP reductase gives rise to the protein MKAFDYEDIQLIPELCVINSRKECDTTVKLGKHTFNLPVVPSNMATVVNEELCEKLAEKNYFYIMHRFNVDQVKFIKHVKNKNLVTSISVGVKPDDFALIETLKKEQLVPDYITIDIAHGHAFSVKKMIEHIRSHLGHETFIIAGNVGTPKAVRDLEQWGADATKVGIGPGKVCITKLKTGFGNGGWQLSAVKWCSKGSSKPIIADGGLRVNGDIAKSIRMGATICMIGSLFAAHQESPGKQVENNGIKYKEYFGSASEYNKGEKRYVEGKKELIEIRGSIFETLHEMTEDLQSSISYAGGKDLSAIKKVDYVILKDSNF